The window ACACAACAATGTCACTAACAGATAGTGCAACTATAAACAAATGCAAGCCAAAATTAATTTCAAGGCAAGGAAGTTGTTACCGTCAAGATATGGAGCATTAGCTGCCAGACAAAGAGAGGTGAACAGAGAATGAAGCAGCAGAAAGCTTATAGAGAGAAAGGTAGCCGCCATTTTCATCTAACAAAGCACTATTGGCTCGAGAGCTGAAGATACTTGTGATAACTCATAAGAGGTCGAGATCATATATACTGTAGGTGCATTACAGAGCCATGTTCGTTACCACGAAAGCAGGCGCAAGCTACGTATTATTGTACCTTACTGCATCAGTTGATATATAAACATGACTGATCTGAGATCGCCCGGCTATCTTGCTACTAGGTCGGGAGCTCACCCCTCATCTTTTTCTTTACCATGATTCGCTCCGCAAAAATTATAGATTGCTAATGCATAGTCACTTCTTTGACTTAAAGTGAATAAGTAGTCTGACAAAAATTAAGTACGAGTACTTTGCAATAGCCAGATATGACTCGTCGCCATAAAAGTTCTGCACTGATCTGAGAGATTGTGTTTAATATACTTCTTTAATATACTTCTTTTAACAATTTACTTAACAAACTTATATATAGGTCACTGTTCCATATATAAAACGAATCCTCGTACATCTATATATAAACACCGGATGCAGCCAATTGGATCAAGGCAGGTGAGTTAGAGTCAAGCTCTTCAAGAACTTGGATCAAATTGAATTACCTGGTGGTAAACATGATACTTGTTCATACTCGACCTTGAGCTAGAGTCCAAGCCGTCCCCAATCCCCATTTTATCAAGTTGAGTTTGAACCCAACCGATTTGAGTTACAACTCTAAGCTCAACTCTACCACTAGATGAGACAAAATCTGAGAAAATGATGAGCTGTTAGTCTCTTCTCATCAACTTTCTCAAGGAGAGAGCTTATCTGTCTGCACCTTAAAAAAGTTAATGGCAAAAAAAGGCTAAATTTGTAAGCTTATATGCGAGCCTctccaaaaaaatataaattaaaaactatatGGTTGCTAGTGAGTTATatgctaaataaaataaaatacaaaagccTATAACAAAGGAAGCAATGAGTACAGCTTTCTCAAGAAAAACTTATTTCAATTCAAGGTGtagcataaaaattaataaGCTTTAAAATTGAGGGTAAAAAATACCCCATGGCCTGTCAATTTAACAAAGGCATACCCTTATTATCCATGCCAACCAGGCATTCACGGTCTGATACATAACCAACTAGAGAAAATACAATTGTGGACTCAAATGCAATTATCAAAAAACCATTAAAAATCCAGGCTAGTACTTAAAGCTTCATTCTTCTGCTTTAACTATGAAGTTCTGGCGGCTGATAGGATTCATAACTACAGGAGGACCTGCAGTTCTGGGCCATGCTTGAAACTTTTTCTCAGTCTCTGCTGCCCATTCTTTGTTAGAAACAGTACCTGGTGTGGTGCCTGATTCCAAAAACTAGTTAGATGAGTGAAACTACCAGAAGTCCATGACACCAGAAAAAATGGACAATGCattgttaaaattataaacttaCCTCCAAATATTTTCCTATCAGCAATAATATAGTCACATGTAAACGCAACTACAAATGATGCGGCAAT of the Daucus carota subsp. sativus chromosome 4, DH1 v3.0, whole genome shotgun sequence genome contains:
- the LOC108216282 gene encoding uncharacterized protein LOC108216282 — protein: MSAVKITGAIAASFVVAFTCDYIIADRKIFGGTTPGTVSNKEWAAETEKKFQAWPRTAGPPVVMNPISRQNFIVKAEE